From a single Solanum dulcamara chromosome 4, daSolDulc1.2, whole genome shotgun sequence genomic region:
- the LOC129886341 gene encoding uncharacterized protein LOC129886341, translated as MAPDATDALAVREKVNKFLKAACSGNIDLIKKLAKQLDDGKGLAGTVADVKDANKRGALIFAAREGKTELCKYLVEDLKIDVNEKDDEGETPVLHAARQGHTATVQYLIEHGADPAIPSASGATALHHAAGNGHIELVKLLLSKGVDVDLQSDAGTPLIWAAGLGQDDVVKVLLEHHANIHAQSEDDNVCPLVSAVAADSFPCVELLVKAGADVNVRTGDATPLLIAAHNGGAEIINCLLQAGADPNAADEDGTKPIQVAATRGSRAAVEALLPVTQRIQSVSEWSVDGVIEFMQSEYRREQEGAEAGRKANKSSEPIILKKDLPEVNPEAKKRAADAKARGHEAFKMNDFAMAIDAYTQAIDFDPTDGTLVSNRSLCWLRLGQAEHALSDAKACRELRPDWAKACYREGAALRLLQRFEEAANAFYEGVQIDPESMELVTAFREAVEAGRKFNRKQV; from the exons ATGGCTCCCGATGCTACTGATGCTCTTGCAG TTAGAGAAAAAGTTAATAAGTTTCTGAAGGCTGCTTGTTCAGGGAATATTGATCTTATCAAGA AGTTGGCAAAGCAACTGGATGACGGGAAAGGGTTGGCCGGTACAGTGGCGGATGTGAAGGATGCTAACAAAAGAGGGGCATTGATTTTTGCTGCTAGGGAAGGAAAAACTGAATTGTGCAAGTACTTGGTGGAAGACTTGAAGATTGATGTCAACGAAAAAGATGATGAAG GTGAGACACCTGTTCTTCATGCTGCTAGGCAAGGACACACCGCTACTGTCCAGTATCTCATAGAACATGGTGCAGATCCTGCAATACCCAGCGCCTCGGGGGCAACAGCTTTGCATCATGCTGCAGGAAATG GACATATTGAATTGGTTAAATTGTTACTGTCAAAGGGCGTAGATGTTGATTTACAAAGTGATGCTGGAACACCACTTATCTGGGCTGCAGGTCTCGGCCAGGATGATGTTGTCAAGGTTTTGCTGGAACACCATGCTAAT ATTCATGCTCAATCAGAAGATGATAATGTCTGTCCTTTGGTATCAGCTGTGGCAGCCGATTCATTCCCTTGCGTGGAGCTGTTAGTAAAG GCAGGGGCTGATGTCAATGTTAGGACTGGTGATGCAACTCCTTTGCTCATTGCTGCTCATAATGGTGGTGCAGAAATCATTAACTGCTTACTACAAGCTGGAGCTGATCCTAATGCTGCTGATGAG GATGGTACCAAACCAATACAAGTTGCAGCTACAAGAGGCAGTCGGGCAGCTGTTGAAGCTTTATTGCCCGTTACACAACGGATTCAAAGTGTTTCAGAATGGAGTGTGGATGGAGTGATTGAGTTTATGCAATCTGAATATAGGAGAGAACAG GAAGGAGCAGAAGCTGGGAGGAAAGCAAACAAGTCAAGCGAACCTATTATTCTAAAGAAAGATTTACCTGAG GTGAATCCTGAAGCAAAGAAGAGAGCTGCAGATGCAAAGGCTAGGGGACACGAGGCATTTAAGATGAATGATTTTGCTATGGCTATAGATGCTTATACACAG GCAATCGATTTTGATCCAACTGATGGCACTCTGGTTTCCAATAGAAGTCTCTGTTGGCTCCGCCTGGGTCAAGCTGAACATGCCTTAAGTGATGCCAAAGCCTGCAGAGAACTTAGACCAGATTGGGCAAAAGCTTGTTATCGGGAAGGTGCAGCTCTACGTCTATTGCAG AGGTTTGAAGAGGCAGCCAATGCTTTCTATGAGGGCGTACAGATCGACCCTGAAAGTATGGAGCTCGTAACTGCTTTCAG GGAAGCTGTTGAGGCTGGTAGAAAATTTAATCGCAAACAAGTATAA
- the LOC129886342 gene encoding uncharacterized protein LOC129886342, with product MSSSSSSELSDQCDELQRLEDAPPFWRNPNKRLSKQLSMCEIPRDIAWEKRRRQFLLQERKKNIIGNTQDLEAYVTDEDLNELKGCIELGFGFNEEEGQRLCNTLPALDLYFAVNRQYLTSPISSPGSNKGSMSSPGSLNSLGGRSSSFGSPRSDHVDAWKIYSPGDDPQQVKTKLRHWAQAVACSVKQSY from the exons ATGTCTTCATCGTCATCTAGTGAATTATCAGATCAATGCGACGAATTACAACGTTTAGAGGATGCACCACCTTTTTGGAGGAACCCTAATAAGAGGTTATCGAAACAACTTTCCATGTGTGAGATTCCACGTGACATTGCATGGGAAAAAAGACGTCGTCAATTTCTCCTTCAAGAGAGGAAAAAGAATATTATTGGGAATACTCAAGACCTTGAAGCTTATGTGACTGATGAGGATTTGAATGAACTAAAAGGTTGCATAGAATTAGGATTTGGATTCAACGAAGAAGAAGGACAAAGATTATGTAACACATTACCCGCACTTGATCTTTATTTCGCGGTAAATCGTCAGTATTTAACGAGCCCAATCTCTTCACCGGGTAGCAATAAAGGATCAATGTCATCTCCTGGTTCGTTGAATTCCCTCGGAGGAAGGTCATCATCGTTTGGAAGCCCTAGAAGTGATCATGTTGATGCATGGAAGATTTATAGCCCAG GTGATGATCCTCAACAAGTTAAGACAAAGTTGAGGCATTGGGCGCAGGCAGTAGCTTGTTCCGTCAAACAGTCTTATTGA